One window from the genome of Vidua chalybeata isolate OUT-0048 chromosome 3, bVidCha1 merged haplotype, whole genome shotgun sequence encodes:
- the LOC128785830 gene encoding taste receptor type 2 member 9-like, with translation MEASPSSQQSNVTSYGATTVAIITLEVFAGMWINAFIICVLCVAGVKKKTLNSNEKILLLLGCSRFCCLCFSWIYAFLSNVFPYCLLVYPILQLLQGSYSFFNSSNLWFSACLCVFYCIKIANFRNRFFIYLKVKIDRMVPWLLLGSEILALAMGIVIYDITKTLQSSNLTFTSKGNFWEARFTMDKHFFSSFFLVGFGYAASFMAVIFSAVFLLFSLWRHKHNMQTNSMKDLSMDAHIRAMKSILSFLVMYSINFVCLILTLIYSMRNENTMTLLISIYLCAYPGIHSLILIFSNPKLEKALLKILSCVKCKFFIK, from the coding sequence ATGGAAGCTTCTCCCTCTTCACAGCAATCCAATGTCACTTCATATGGGGCCACAACTGTGGCCATCATCACCCTGGAGGTGTTTGCTGGCATGTGGATAAATGCTTTCATCATCTGTGTGCTTTGTGTTGCCGGagtcaaaaagaaaaccctgaaCTCTAATGAGAAgatcttgctgctgctgggatgctcTAGGTTTTGCTGTTTGTGCTTCTCATGGATATATGCCTTTCTCTCAAATGTTTTCCCCTATTGCCTTCTGGTTTATCCCATACTTCAACTCCTTCAAGGTTCTTACAGCTTTTTTAATAGTTCCAACTTGTGGTTTTCTGCCtgtctttgtgttttttattgTATAAAAATTGCCAATTTCAGGAACAGGTTCTTCATCTACCTGAAAGTAAAAATTGACAGGATGGTGCCCTGGCTCTTGTTGGGGTCAGAGATTTTAGCCTTGGCAATGGGCATTGTTATATATGACATCACTAAAACTCTGCAGAGTAGCAACCTCACTTTCACCTCCAAAGGAAATTTTTGGGAAGCAAGATTCACAATGGATAAACATTTcttctcatctttttttcttgttggctTTGGATATGCTGCTTCATTCATGGCAGTcatcttttctgctgttttccttctcttttctctctggagACACAAGCACAACATGCAGACAAACTCCATGAAGGACCTCAGCATGGATGCCCACATCAGAGCCATGAAATCTATTCTCTCCTTCTTAGTGATGTACAGCATCAACTTTGTATGTTTGATCTTGACACTAATTTATTCCATGAGGAATGAAAATACCATGACACTTCTTATATCCATATATCTGTGTGCTTATCCAGGTATTCATTCCCTTATTCTGATTTTCAGCAATCCCAAGCTGGAAAAGGCACTGTTGAAGATTCTCTCCTGTGTGAAGTGCAAGTTTTTCATAAAGTAG
- the LOC128785762 gene encoding taste receptor type 2 member 9-like, which yields MEASPSSQQSNVTSYGATTVAIITLEVFAGMWINAFIICVLCVAGVKKKTLNSNEKILLLLGCSRFCCLCFSWIYAFLSNVFPYCLLVYPILQLLQGSYSFFNSSNLWFSACLCVFYCIKIANFRNRFFIYLKVKIDKSVPWLLLGSVIFSLIIGILVYNTIDKVVCKTFNFTCQERLWKATNGIEEHFFPIYFLTGFLHTTAFMAVIFSAVFLLFSLWRHKHNMQTNSMKDLSKDAHTRAMKSILSFLVMYSINFMFLILTLIYSLKHQNHVIFLGDLIQYAYPGVHSLILIFSNPKLEKTLIKILSCVKCKLCIR from the coding sequence ATGGAAGCTTCTCCCTCTTCACAGCAATCCAATGTCACTTCATATGGGGCCACAACTGTGGCCATCATCACCCTGGAGGTGTTTGCTGGCATGTGGATAAATGCTTTCATCATCTGTGTGCTTTGTGTTGCCGGagtcaaaaagaaaaccctgaaCTCTAATGAGAAgatcttgctgctgctgggatgctcTAGGTTTTGCTGTTTGTGCTTCTCATGGATATATGCCTTTCTCTCAAATGTTTTCCCCTATTGCCTTCTGGTTTATCCCATACTTCAACTCCTTCAAGGTTCTTACAGCTTTTTTAATAGTTCCAACTTGTGGTTTTCTGCCtgtctttgtgttttttattgTATAAAAATTGCCAATTTCAGGAACAGGTTCTTCATCTACCTGAAAGTAAAAATTGACAAGAGTGTGCCATGGCTTCTGTTGGGGTCCGTGATCTTCTCTCTGATTATTGGAATTCTTGTCTACAACACTATTGATAAAGTTGTCTGTAAAACCTTCAATTTTACCTGCCAAGAAAGACTTTGGAAAGCAACTAATGGAATAGAGGaacattttttccctatttattttctcactgGCTTTTTACATACCACTGCATTCATGGCAGTcatcttttctgctgttttccttctcttttctctctggagACACAAGCACAACATGCAGACAAACTCCATGAAGGACCTCAGCAAGGATGCCCACACCAGAGCCATGAAATCTATTCTCTCTTTCTTAGTGATGTACAGCATCAACTTTATGTTTTTGATCCTGACTCTAATTTATTCACTTAAGCACCAAAATCATGTGATATTTCTTGGTGACTTAATTCAATATGCTTATCCAGGTGTTCATTCTCTTATTCTGATTTTCAGCAATCCTAAGCTGGAAAAGACACTGATCAAGATTCTCTCCTGTGTGAAGTGCAAGCTTTGCATAAGgtag